In a single window of the Mus musculus strain C57BL/6J chromosome 6, GRCm38.p6 C57BL/6J genome:
- the Wbp1 gene encoding WW domain-binding protein 1 isoform 2 (isoform 2 is encoded by transcript variant 2): MARASSRNSSEEAWGSLQAPQQQSPAASSLEGAIWRRAGTQTRALDTILYHPQQSHLLRELCPGVNTQPYLCETGHCCGETGCCTYYYELWWFWLLWTVLILFSCCCAFRHRRAKLRLQQQQRQREINLLAYHGACHGAGPVPTGSLLDLRLLSAFKPPAYEDVVHHPGTPPPPYTVGPGYPWTTSSECTRCSSESSCSAHLEGTNVEGVSSQQSALPHQEGEPRAGLSPVHIPPSCRYRRLTGDSGIELCPCPDSSEGEPLKEARASASQPDLEDHSPCALPPDSVSQVPPMGLASSCGDIP; encoded by the exons ATGGCTCGGGCcagcagcaggaacagcagcGAAGAGGCCTGGGGGTCACTTCAGGCGCCGCAACAGCAG AGTCCGGCAGCATCTTCTCTTGAGGGAGCAATTTGGAGACGAGCTGGAACCCAGACTCGCGCCCTGGATACCATCCTTTATCATCCACAGCAATCCCATCTG CTTCGAGAGCTGTGCCCAGGAGTGAATACCCAGCCCTACCTCTGTGAGACTGGTCATTGCTGTGGGGAGACTGGCTGCTGCACCTACTACTATGAACTCTGGT GGTTCTGGCTGCTTTGGACTGTCCTCATCCTCTTTAGCTGCTGTTGTGCCTTCCGCCACCGAAGGGCTAAACTCAGGCTGCAACAGCAACAGCGGCAGCGTGAAATCAACTTGTTGGCTTACCATGGGGCATGCCACGGGGCTGGCCCTGTTCCAACCGGTTCACTGCTTGACCTTC GCCTCCTCAGCGCCTTCAAACCCCCAGCCTACGAGGATGTGGTTCACCACCCAGGCACACCGCCACCTCCTTACACTGTGGGCCCAGGCTACCCTTGGACTACTTCCAGTGAATGCACCCGCTGCTCTTCCGAATCCAGCTGCTCTGCCCACTTGGAGGGGACAAATGTAGAAGGTGTTTCCTCCCAGCAGAGTGCTCTCCCTCACCAGGAGGGTGAGCCCAGGGCAGGATTGAGCCCAGTTCACATACCCCCTTCCTGCCGCTATCGTCGCCTAACTGGTGACTCGGGTATTGAGCTCTGCCCTTGTCCTGACTCCAGTGAAGGTGAGCCACTCAAGGAAGCGAGGGCTAGTGCCTCCCAGCCAGATCTGGAAGACCATTCCCCTTGTGCACTGCCCCCAGATTCTGTGTCCCAAGTTCCTCCCATGGGGCTGGCTTCTAGTTGTGGGGACATCCCATAA
- the Wbp1 gene encoding WW domain-binding protein 1 isoform 3 (isoform 3 is encoded by transcript variant 3): MARASSRNSSEEAWGSLQAPQQQLRELCPGVNTQPYLCETGHCCGETGCCTYYYELWWFWLLWTVLILFSCCCAFRHRRAKLRLQQQQRQREINLLAYHGACHGAGPVPTGSLLDLRLLSAFKPPAYEDVVHHPGTPPPPYTVGPGYPWTTSSECTRCSSESSCSAHLEGTNVEGVSSQQSALPHQEGEPRAGLSPVHIPPSCRYRRLTGDSGIELCPCPDSSEGEPLKEARASASQPDLEDHSPCALPPDSVSQVPPMGLASSCGDIP; this comes from the exons ATGGCTCGGGCcagcagcaggaacagcagcGAAGAGGCCTGGGGGTCACTTCAGGCGCCGCAACAGCAG CTTCGAGAGCTGTGCCCAGGAGTGAATACCCAGCCCTACCTCTGTGAGACTGGTCATTGCTGTGGGGAGACTGGCTGCTGCACCTACTACTATGAACTCTGGT GGTTCTGGCTGCTTTGGACTGTCCTCATCCTCTTTAGCTGCTGTTGTGCCTTCCGCCACCGAAGGGCTAAACTCAGGCTGCAACAGCAACAGCGGCAGCGTGAAATCAACTTGTTGGCTTACCATGGGGCATGCCACGGGGCTGGCCCTGTTCCAACCGGTTCACTGCTTGACCTTC GCCTCCTCAGCGCCTTCAAACCCCCAGCCTACGAGGATGTGGTTCACCACCCAGGCACACCGCCACCTCCTTACACTGTGGGCCCAGGCTACCCTTGGACTACTTCCAGTGAATGCACCCGCTGCTCTTCCGAATCCAGCTGCTCTGCCCACTTGGAGGGGACAAATGTAGAAGGTGTTTCCTCCCAGCAGAGTGCTCTCCCTCACCAGGAGGGTGAGCCCAGGGCAGGATTGAGCCCAGTTCACATACCCCCTTCCTGCCGCTATCGTCGCCTAACTGGTGACTCGGGTATTGAGCTCTGCCCTTGTCCTGACTCCAGTGAAGGTGAGCCACTCAAGGAAGCGAGGGCTAGTGCCTCCCAGCCAGATCTGGAAGACCATTCCCCTTGTGCACTGCCCCCAGATTCTGTGTCCCAAGTTCCTCCCATGGGGCTGGCTTCTAGTTGTGGGGACATCCCATAA
- the Wbp1 gene encoding WW domain-binding protein 1 isoform 1 (isoform 1 is encoded by transcript variant 1), with product MARASSRNSSEEAWGSLQAPQQQQSPAASSLEGAIWRRAGTQTRALDTILYHPQQSHLLRELCPGVNTQPYLCETGHCCGETGCCTYYYELWWFWLLWTVLILFSCCCAFRHRRAKLRLQQQQRQREINLLAYHGACHGAGPVPTGSLLDLRLLSAFKPPAYEDVVHHPGTPPPPYTVGPGYPWTTSSECTRCSSESSCSAHLEGTNVEGVSSQQSALPHQEGEPRAGLSPVHIPPSCRYRRLTGDSGIELCPCPDSSEGEPLKEARASASQPDLEDHSPCALPPDSVSQVPPMGLASSCGDIP from the exons ATGGCTCGGGCcagcagcaggaacagcagcGAAGAGGCCTGGGGGTCACTTCAGGCGCCGCAACAGCAG CAGAGTCCGGCAGCATCTTCTCTTGAGGGAGCAATTTGGAGACGAGCTGGAACCCAGACTCGCGCCCTGGATACCATCCTTTATCATCCACAGCAATCCCATCTG CTTCGAGAGCTGTGCCCAGGAGTGAATACCCAGCCCTACCTCTGTGAGACTGGTCATTGCTGTGGGGAGACTGGCTGCTGCACCTACTACTATGAACTCTGGT GGTTCTGGCTGCTTTGGACTGTCCTCATCCTCTTTAGCTGCTGTTGTGCCTTCCGCCACCGAAGGGCTAAACTCAGGCTGCAACAGCAACAGCGGCAGCGTGAAATCAACTTGTTGGCTTACCATGGGGCATGCCACGGGGCTGGCCCTGTTCCAACCGGTTCACTGCTTGACCTTC GCCTCCTCAGCGCCTTCAAACCCCCAGCCTACGAGGATGTGGTTCACCACCCAGGCACACCGCCACCTCCTTACACTGTGGGCCCAGGCTACCCTTGGACTACTTCCAGTGAATGCACCCGCTGCTCTTCCGAATCCAGCTGCTCTGCCCACTTGGAGGGGACAAATGTAGAAGGTGTTTCCTCCCAGCAGAGTGCTCTCCCTCACCAGGAGGGTGAGCCCAGGGCAGGATTGAGCCCAGTTCACATACCCCCTTCCTGCCGCTATCGTCGCCTAACTGGTGACTCGGGTATTGAGCTCTGCCCTTGTCCTGACTCCAGTGAAGGTGAGCCACTCAAGGAAGCGAGGGCTAGTGCCTCCCAGCCAGATCTGGAAGACCATTCCCCTTGTGCACTGCCCCCAGATTCTGTGTCCCAAGTTCCTCCCATGGGGCTGGCTTCTAGTTGTGGGGACATCCCATAA
- the Ino80b gene encoding INO80 complex subunit B codes for MSKLWRRGSTSGAMEAPEPGETLELSLAGAHGHGVHKKKHKKHKKKHKKKHHQEEEAGPTLQTPAKPQLKLKIKLGGQVLGTKSVPTFTVIPEGPRSPSPLMVVDNEEEPMEGVPLEQYRAWLDEDSNLSPSPLRDLPGDLEGQEEEEEQRWLDALEKGELDDNGDLKKEINERLLTARQRALLQKARSQPSPTLPLPVGGGCPAPALTEEMLLKREERARKRRLQAARRAEEHKNQTIERLTKTAAPSGRGGRGAARGERRGGRAAAPAPAPMVRYCSGAQGSTLSFPPGVPTPTAVAQRPAPSGPAPRCSVPGCPHPRRYACSRTGQALCSLQCYRINLQLRLGGPEGPGSPLLAT; via the exons ATGAGCAAGCTGTGGCGGCGCGGGAGCACATCTGGGGCTATGGAGGCCCCCGAGCCAG GGGAAACGCTGGAGCTGAGCCTGGCAGGTGCCCACGGCCACGGAGTACAcaagaaaaaacacaagaaacataaaaagaaacacaagaaaaagcaTCATCAGGAAGAGGAGGCCGGACCGACGCTGCAGACTCCTGCCAAGCCCCAACTTAAACTTAAAATCAAGCTGGGTGGACAGGTCCTGGGCACCAAGAG TGTCCCCACTTTCACTGTGATTCCTGAGGGGCCTCGCTCACCGTCTCCCCTGATGGTGGTGGATAATGAAGAGGAACCTATGGAAGGCGTACCTCTGGAGCAGTACCGCGCCTGGCTGG ATGAAGACAGTAAtctgtccccctccccacttcGGGACCTGCCAGGGGATCTGGAgggccaggaggaagaggaggaacagaGATGGTTAGACGCCCTGGAGAAGGGAGAGCTGGATGACAACGGAGACCTCAAGAAGGAGATCAATGAGCGGCTGCTTACAGCGAGACAG CGAGCCCTCCTCCAGAAGGCGCGGAGCCAGCCGTCCCCGACTCTGCCTCTGCCAGTGGGTGGGGgctgccctgcccctgccctcacCGAAGAGATGCTGCTGAAGCGTGAGGAGCGTGCACGGAAGCGGCGGCTGCAGGCGGCGAGGAGGGCCGAGGAGCACAAAAATCAGACAATTGAGCGCCTCACCAAGACGGCCGCTCCTAGCGGGCGTGGAGGGCGCGGGGCGGCGCGGGGCGAGCGGCGCGGAGGACGGGCTGCTGCCCCGGCCCCTGCACCCATGGTGCGCTACTGCAGCGGGGCACAGGGCTCCACCTTGTCTTTTCCTCCCGGCGTTCCCACACCCACGGCGGTGGCACAGCGGCCTGCCCCATCGGGCCCCGCTCCACGATGCTCTGTCCCCGGCTGCCCCCACCCGCGTCGTTATGCCTGCTCCCGCACCGGCCAGGCCCTTTGCAGCCTACAGTGCTACCGCATCAACCTGCAGCTACGGCTGGGAGGGCCCGAGGGCCCGGGGTCCCCACTCCTGGCCACCTAA